GAGCACCTTTCTTCGGTGCCTCAACCGAATGAACGACTTCATCCCGTCGGTGCGGATCACCGGGCTCTGCACCATCGACGGGCAGGATATTTATGCGTCCGACGTGGACCCGAACGACCTGCGGCGTCGGGTTGGCATGGTGTTTCAGAAGCCCAACCCGTTTCCCATGTCGGTGTACGACAACATCGCCTACGGCCCCCGGCTTCAGGGCAAGCGGAGCCGCTCGGAGCTCGACGAGATCGTTGAGCGCAGCTTGAGGGGCGCGGCCCTGTGGGACGAGGTCAAAGACGGGCTTCGGTCGTCAGGTCTAGGGCTGTCGGGCGGGCAGCAGCAGCGGCTGTGCATCGCCCGAGCAATCGCGACGAATCCGGAAGTGCTCCTGATGGACGAGCCGACCAGCGCCCTTGACCCGATGGCGACGCAGAGAATTGAAGAGCTTTGCCGGACGCTGCGGGAGCGGTAC
This is a stretch of genomic DNA from Jonquetella anthropi DSM 22815. It encodes these proteins:
- the pstB gene encoding phosphate ABC transporter ATP-binding protein PstB, whose product is MSEQFGGQPSKIEAKKLDLFYGTKQALHSICMSVPTGGITALIGPSGCGKSTFLRCLNRMNDFIPSVRITGLCTIDGQDIYASDVDPNDLRRRVGMVFQKPNPFPMSVYDNIAYGPRLQGKRSRSELDEIVERSLRGAALWDEVKDGLRSSGLGLSGGQQQRLCIARAIATNPEVLLMDEPTSALDPMATQRIEELCRTLRERYTVVIVTHNMQQAARISDMTAFFMLGELVEFGPTTKLFTSPVDPRTGDYITGRFG